One segment of Paraburkholderia caribensis DNA contains the following:
- a CDS encoding NAD-dependent epimerase/dehydratase family protein, with product METKVFLAGAAGAIGSALVPLLVDAGYTVYGSTRRAGRASQIEHAGATPVIVDVFDARALTQALQRIEPACVIHQLTDLPPALDPARMQQAVAANARIRDEGTRNLIAAARAAGSKRFVAQSIAWAYREGAQPYDETQPLDTEAQGNRLVTVRGVVSLETQVLRAPLIGTVLRYGQLYGPGTGSDVAKGASPVHVEAAAHAAVLALRHARAGAFNIAEDNPVVSTEKAKRQLGWSPDWRRSTASALREAQ from the coding sequence ATGGAAACGAAAGTCTTTCTGGCAGGCGCAGCGGGCGCGATCGGCAGCGCACTGGTGCCGCTGCTGGTCGATGCGGGATACACCGTGTACGGCAGCACACGGCGCGCCGGGCGCGCGTCCCAGATCGAACACGCGGGCGCAACGCCCGTCATCGTCGACGTGTTCGACGCACGCGCGTTGACGCAAGCGCTGCAGCGCATCGAACCCGCCTGCGTGATCCATCAGCTGACCGACCTGCCGCCCGCGCTCGATCCCGCGAGAATGCAACAAGCAGTTGCAGCGAACGCGCGCATCCGCGACGAAGGCACGCGCAACCTGATCGCCGCGGCGCGCGCGGCAGGCAGCAAGCGCTTCGTTGCGCAAAGCATCGCGTGGGCGTATCGCGAAGGCGCGCAACCCTACGACGAGACACAGCCGCTCGATACGGAAGCCCAAGGTAATCGCCTCGTCACCGTGCGCGGCGTCGTATCGCTCGAAACGCAGGTTCTGCGGGCGCCGTTGATCGGCACGGTGTTGCGTTATGGACAACTGTACGGCCCCGGCACGGGCAGCGATGTTGCAAAAGGGGCAAGCCCGGTTCATGTCGAAGCGGCTGCGCACGCCGCCGTGCTCGCGCTGCGGCATGCGCGAGCGGGCGCGTTCAACATCGCCGAGGACAATCCCGTCGTGTCGACGGAAAAGGCAAAGCGCCAGCTCGGCTGGTCGCCCGACTGGCGGCGCAGCACGGCGAGCGCACTGCGCGAGGCGCAATGA
- a CDS encoding porin: MKRTALSMISLAALATATSAAHAQTSVTLYGTIDTGITYVHNASGNNSLWSLGNTSAGNLSGTRWGLKGSEDLGAGLKAIFQLESGFDPSTGKMGQGSRLFGRQAFVGLSQDQYGSITLGRQYDPLIDLVQGITADNYFGSAFATAGDVDNYDNSFRVNNAVKYTSPVFAGLQFEAMYSLGGVAGSTGSEQSYSGAVAYNNGPIGLAAGYYYTSNSPASEGIRTTWNSTSDGTFDGPVNLGYQTAHSIGIARVAGQYTAGSFTFGLGYSNAQYRRDDSSVFGTNERYNTGQGFVNYQATPAMLLGVGYSYTHSNGDTSATYHQVSLGADYNLSKRTDLYMTAAYQHASGQTRDANTNTITDAQASIGSYGYAGTSHQEMVNLGIRHKF; this comes from the coding sequence ATGAAGCGCACCGCCCTCTCGATGATCTCACTGGCCGCACTGGCCACGGCCACCAGCGCCGCTCACGCACAGACCAGCGTCACGCTGTACGGCACGATCGACACGGGGATCACTTACGTTCACAACGCATCGGGCAATAACAGCCTGTGGTCGCTCGGCAATACCAGCGCAGGCAATCTGTCAGGCACGCGTTGGGGCCTCAAAGGCAGTGAAGATCTGGGCGCAGGCCTGAAGGCGATCTTCCAGCTCGAAAGCGGCTTCGACCCGAGCACGGGCAAGATGGGCCAGGGCAGCCGCCTGTTCGGCCGTCAGGCATTCGTCGGCCTTTCGCAAGATCAATACGGTTCCATTACGCTCGGCCGTCAATACGATCCGCTGATCGACCTCGTGCAAGGCATCACCGCCGACAACTACTTCGGCAGCGCCTTCGCCACGGCAGGCGACGTCGACAACTACGACAACAGCTTCCGCGTGAACAATGCAGTGAAGTACACGTCACCCGTTTTCGCGGGACTGCAATTCGAAGCGATGTACTCGCTAGGCGGCGTGGCGGGCAGCACGGGCTCGGAGCAGTCGTATTCGGGCGCAGTCGCCTATAACAACGGCCCGATCGGCCTTGCGGCTGGTTACTACTACACGTCCAACAGCCCGGCATCGGAAGGCATTCGCACCACCTGGAACAGCACCTCCGACGGCACGTTCGACGGTCCCGTCAATCTCGGCTATCAGACGGCGCATTCGATCGGCATTGCACGCGTAGCGGGCCAATATACGGCCGGTTCGTTCACCTTCGGGCTCGGCTACAGCAATGCGCAGTATCGCCGCGACGACAGCTCGGTGTTCGGCACGAACGAACGCTATAACACGGGCCAGGGCTTCGTGAACTATCAGGCCACGCCTGCGATGCTGCTGGGCGTCGGCTATAGCTACACGCATTCGAACGGCGACACGTCGGCGACATACCATCAGGTGTCACTCGGCGCGGACTACAACCTCTCCAAGCGTACCGACCTCTACATGACGGCCGCGTATCAGCACGCGAGCGGCCAGACCCGTGACGCGAACACCAATACGATCACCGACGCGCAGGCATCGATCGGCTCGTATGGCTATGCGGGCACGAGCCATCAGGAGATGGTGAATCTCGGCATTCGTCACAAGTTCTAA
- the pdxR gene encoding MocR-like pyridoxine biosynthesis transcription factor PdxR, with protein MRRATEIDLALNARPDGMPLQRWLYGELRAAILQGRLGPGARLPATRDLAARHGVSRGTVLGVFAQLAAEGYLAGAVGRGSFVASELPDARFESAPVSDMARRARKKADTGGNAGIALSARGRLLARSAFALEGRSFPTRAFRPSQPDLQCFPFALWARVAARRSRLSNRSMLADGEAQGYRPLREAIAEHVRMARGIACTADHVAIVGSAQQVIDLAARLWLDPGDAAWMEDPGYQGARLVLEAAGARIAAVPVDTSGIDVAAGRALAPDARLAYVTAGRQAPLGPALSLERRLALLDWAHARGALVIEDDYDSEYRFEGRPLAALKSLDSAGHVIYCGTFSKLLFPALRIAYAVLPERLVDPFVAAWSLTGRHVPLDQQSTLHAFIAQGHAGRHVRRMRELYGERAEALRDAAHRHWTGLLALPPIVAGLDAPAFLPAGADDALAARLAAEAGIETRPLSSYAVERAAPAGLVLGFAGVGVDEIDAGARTLARVLQKMLYKT; from the coding sequence ATGCGGCGCGCAACGGAAATCGACCTGGCATTGAATGCACGGCCCGACGGGATGCCGCTACAGCGCTGGCTCTATGGCGAACTGCGCGCGGCGATTCTTCAAGGGCGGCTCGGCCCGGGCGCGCGCCTGCCCGCCACGCGCGATTTAGCCGCGCGTCACGGCGTATCGCGCGGCACAGTGCTGGGCGTGTTCGCGCAACTCGCGGCGGAAGGCTATCTGGCGGGCGCGGTCGGGCGCGGCAGTTTTGTTGCAAGCGAATTGCCGGACGCGCGCTTCGAGTCCGCACCCGTGTCCGATATGGCACGGCGTGCACGCAAGAAGGCGGACACGGGCGGCAACGCAGGCATCGCTTTGTCCGCGCGCGGCCGCCTGCTGGCGCGCAGCGCGTTCGCCCTGGAAGGCCGCTCGTTTCCGACCCGCGCATTTCGTCCGAGCCAGCCCGATTTGCAGTGCTTTCCGTTCGCATTGTGGGCGCGCGTCGCGGCGCGCCGCTCGCGTCTGTCGAACCGCTCGATGCTCGCCGACGGCGAAGCGCAAGGCTACCGTCCGTTGCGCGAAGCGATCGCTGAGCATGTGCGCATGGCGCGCGGCATCGCGTGCACGGCGGATCACGTGGCGATCGTCGGCAGCGCGCAGCAGGTGATCGATCTGGCCGCGCGTCTGTGGCTCGACCCCGGCGACGCCGCGTGGATGGAGGACCCCGGCTATCAGGGCGCGCGCCTCGTGCTCGAAGCGGCAGGCGCGCGCATTGCCGCCGTGCCCGTCGATACCAGCGGCATCGACGTGGCGGCGGGCCGCGCGCTCGCGCCCGATGCGCGGCTCGCGTACGTGACGGCCGGGCGGCAGGCGCCGCTCGGTCCCGCGCTGTCGCTTGAACGGCGGCTCGCGTTACTCGACTGGGCGCACGCGCGCGGCGCGCTGGTGATCGAGGACGACTATGACAGCGAGTACCGCTTCGAAGGAAGACCGCTTGCCGCGCTGAAGAGTCTCGACAGTGCGGGCCATGTGATCTATTGCGGCACGTTCAGCAAGCTGCTGTTTCCCGCGCTGCGCATTGCGTATGCGGTGTTGCCGGAGCGCCTCGTCGACCCGTTCGTCGCCGCATGGTCGCTGACGGGCCGGCACGTGCCGCTCGATCAGCAGTCGACGCTGCACGCGTTCATCGCGCAAGGGCATGCGGGCCGTCACGTGCGGCGCATGCGCGAGCTGTACGGCGAGCGCGCCGAAGCGCTGCGCGACGCGGCGCACCGCCATTGGACAGGGCTGCTCGCGTTGCCGCCGATTGTCGCCGGACTCGATGCACCCGCGTTCTTGCCCGCGGGTGCCGACGATGCGCTGGCCGCGCGTCTGGCCGCCGAAGCGGGCATCGAAACGCGGCCGTTGTCGTCGTACGCGGTCGAGCGCGCGGCGCCCGCCGGCCTGGTGCTGGGCTTTGCGGGCGTCGGCGTGGACGAGATCGACGCAGGCGCCCGGACGCTCGCGCGGGTTCTGCAGAAGATGCTCTACAAGACCTGA
- a CDS encoding 1,6-dihydroxycyclohexa-2,4-diene-1-carboxylate dehydrogenase: MNQRFEGKVVVVTGAAQGIGRGVAIAAARQGATVVLCDRSDFVHEVAAEVSAPGARCIAVTADLETYAGACKLADAALGAFGRIDVLINNVGGTIWAKPYQEYEEAQIEAEVRRSLFPTLWCCRAVLPSMIERRHGVIVNVSSIATRSIYRVPYAASKGGVNALTASLAFEHAADGIRVNAVATGGTEAPARRVPRNTEQQTEQEARWYQSIVDQTKATSLMHRYGTIDEQVGAILFLASDEASYITGTVLPVGGGDQG, from the coding sequence TCGGACGCGGCGTCGCGATTGCGGCCGCGCGGCAAGGCGCGACGGTCGTGCTATGCGACCGGTCGGATTTCGTCCATGAGGTGGCAGCCGAAGTCTCCGCACCGGGCGCGCGCTGCATCGCCGTGACCGCCGATCTGGAAACCTATGCAGGCGCATGCAAGCTGGCCGATGCCGCGCTCGGCGCGTTTGGCCGTATCGATGTGCTGATCAACAATGTCGGCGGGACGATCTGGGCCAAGCCCTATCAGGAATACGAGGAAGCGCAGATCGAAGCCGAAGTGCGCCGCTCATTGTTTCCGACGCTATGGTGCTGCCGCGCCGTGCTGCCTTCGATGATCGAGCGTCGGCATGGCGTCATCGTCAACGTATCGTCGATTGCGACGCGCAGCATTTATCGCGTGCCGTATGCGGCTTCGAAGGGCGGCGTCAATGCGTTGACGGCGAGCCTCGCATTCGAGCATGCCGCCGACGGCATCCGCGTCAATGCCGTCGCAACGGGCGGCACGGAAGCGCCGGCGCGGCGCGTCCCGCGCAACACGGAACAGCAAACGGAACAGGAAGCGCGCTGGTATCAAAGCATTGTCGATCAGACGAAGGCAACGAGCCTGATGCATCGCTATGGAACGATCGATGAACAGGTTGGCGCGATTCTCTTTCTCGCTTCCGACGAAGCCTCGTACATCACGGGCACCGTGCTGCCCGTAGGCGGCGGCGATCAGGGCTGA